From one Chlamydiifrater phoenicopteri genomic stretch:
- a CDS encoding secretin N-terminal domain-containing protein — MKKRKSLCFAVVAAMLFSQENGLEGLTIAEKKSSFQRKESVSSDRAIKSGVNSFNKEIKDLNQALALLYANVWEQKRLGASEDSLLHFVDEIAEVKSRIQTLQALWVEEMRDLEGDGEGYVLWHQPDASVYNLVADYGGEGKIYLIPKDIGCIKVSALSSLSVPKECSEESLELVLNRLGVGIRDVSPFIRELYRMQDTALASVAGLFFSRVELESLPTQAYVGFAVVSNNPDVKIDSEILSKFSNPETTRIEIIGGRPFIFGTAGEVLELLKIYDFIASDCIQQEVKLISLSKLEADEMVTILKAAFREDFSKDSSEGSASKLSVVPLQYRAKTLFLSGNAGLVHRATKLIKELEDEIESPSDKTVFWYNVKHSDPEELAALLSRVYDVFKDKESSVVFTGDEKTVASLPVAREIRVDPLSASSKQKNSQSRGTLSGNFIVDDKTGTLIMVVEKEALPQIKMLLKKLDVPKKMIRIEVLLFERKLSRQHTAGLNLLRLGEEIGKKSLSTNISFDRSKGILEFLIGGKTSSPLLPGYDLAYQFLMAQEDVRINASPSVITMNQTPATIAVVEEMSIAVAADNNTSQYNRAQYGVMIKILPTVNIGDIESDNGKHYITLETDITFDTTGKNHNDRPDVTRRHVTNRVRIADGETVIIGGLHCKHSSDSREGIPFLGDIPGIGKLFGVNASTENNTEMFVFITPKILDVASNEEENLAQIQTLACRPGECDEYRIALKSAERAAEQNAKRNAEKPLEDSLDLVAVSGEGSEYDGRY, encoded by the coding sequence ATGAAAAAACGAAAGAGTTTATGTTTTGCCGTGGTCGCTGCAATGCTTTTTTCCCAAGAGAATGGCTTAGAAGGACTTACTATTGCAGAGAAAAAGAGTTCTTTTCAAAGGAAGGAAAGCGTTTCTTCTGATAGGGCTATCAAGAGTGGAGTAAATTCCTTCAACAAGGAAATTAAAGATCTCAATCAAGCTCTGGCTTTGTTATATGCAAATGTTTGGGAACAAAAAAGACTTGGGGCTTCAGAAGATTCTTTGCTGCATTTTGTAGACGAAATAGCTGAAGTTAAGAGCAGGATACAAACTCTTCAAGCTTTGTGGGTAGAAGAAATGAGAGATTTGGAAGGGGATGGCGAAGGGTATGTCCTTTGGCATCAACCAGATGCTTCTGTCTACAATTTAGTGGCGGATTATGGCGGTGAAGGGAAGATCTATCTTATTCCAAAGGATATCGGGTGTATCAAAGTTTCCGCCTTGTCCAGTCTTAGCGTTCCCAAAGAATGCTCAGAGGAATCTTTGGAGCTGGTGCTCAACAGATTAGGAGTAGGTATTCGAGACGTCTCCCCTTTTATTCGAGAGTTGTATCGAATGCAGGATACAGCATTAGCCTCTGTTGCCGGATTGTTCTTTAGTCGCGTGGAGCTAGAATCTCTTCCTACGCAGGCGTATGTAGGCTTCGCTGTTGTTTCTAATAACCCTGATGTGAAAATAGATTCGGAAATTCTTAGCAAATTTTCTAATCCAGAAACTACTCGCATAGAGATTATTGGAGGGCGGCCGTTTATTTTTGGAACGGCAGGGGAAGTTCTGGAACTTCTCAAAATTTATGATTTCATAGCTTCTGACTGCATACAACAAGAAGTCAAATTAATTTCTTTGTCAAAATTGGAAGCAGATGAAATGGTAACCATTTTGAAAGCTGCTTTCAGAGAAGATTTTTCCAAAGATAGTTCGGAAGGAAGTGCGTCTAAACTAAGCGTGGTGCCGCTACAGTATCGAGCAAAGACGCTTTTTCTGAGTGGAAACGCCGGGTTAGTACACAGAGCTACGAAATTGATCAAAGAATTAGAAGACGAAATTGAAAGTCCCTCAGATAAGACGGTCTTTTGGTATAATGTCAAACATTCAGACCCTGAGGAGCTTGCTGCGCTGTTGTCTAGGGTCTACGATGTTTTCAAAGATAAAGAATCTAGTGTAGTCTTTACAGGCGATGAGAAGACTGTGGCTTCTTTGCCTGTAGCAAGAGAAATTCGCGTAGATCCTTTGTCCGCGTCTTCTAAGCAGAAAAATTCTCAGTCTAGAGGGACTCTTTCAGGAAACTTTATCGTGGATGATAAGACTGGAACTCTAATCATGGTCGTGGAAAAAGAAGCCTTGCCACAAATCAAAATGCTTTTGAAAAAGCTCGATGTTCCGAAAAAAATGATTCGCATAGAAGTGCTTCTTTTCGAAAGAAAGCTTTCCAGACAGCATACTGCAGGCTTGAACCTTCTCAGATTGGGAGAAGAAATAGGAAAGAAAAGTTTATCAACGAATATTAGTTTTGATAGATCCAAGGGAATTTTGGAGTTTTTAATAGGAGGGAAAACTTCTTCACCTCTTTTACCTGGATATGATTTGGCTTATCAATTTCTGATGGCTCAGGAAGATGTACGCATAAACGCAAGCCCTTCGGTCATTACTATGAATCAAACACCAGCAACTATCGCTGTTGTTGAAGAGATGTCAATAGCTGTGGCGGCGGATAATAATACATCTCAATATAACAGAGCTCAGTATGGGGTGATGATTAAGATTTTACCTACAGTTAATATAGGGGATATAGAAAGTGACAATGGGAAACATTATATTACCCTAGAAACAGATATCACCTTTGATACTACAGGTAAAAATCACAATGATCGTCCTGATGTAACTAGGCGACATGTTACTAATAGAGTTCGAATTGCTGATGGCGAGACAGTGATTATAGGGGGCCTCCACTGCAAGCACAGTTCTGATTCTAGGGAAGGGATCCCTTTCTTAGGAGATATTCCGGGTATAGGAAAGTTATTTGGGGTGAATGCGTCTACAGAAAACAACACAGAAATGTTTGTTTTTATAACGCCCAAAATTTTAGATGTCGCTTCCAATGAGGAGGAAAATCTTGCGCAGATACAAACTTTAGCCTGTAGACCAGGGGAATGTGATGAATATCGTATTGCGCTAAAGAGTGCAGAGAGGGCGGCAGAACAGAATGCGAAAAGAAATGCTGAAAAACCTCTGGAAGATTCCCTAGATCTAGTCGCTGTGTCAGGCGAGGGTTCAGAGTATGATGGAAGATACTAG
- a CDS encoding GspE/PulE family protein codes for MMEDTSNSARALSTETGEGLVSSSLLEKVPYLFLKKHLLLILEETETGVRVATSDPSNYSAIDQLKLLIGKPIVVQKSTEEFILKGLRELYKPKDEGDSKFLSQMAQTKVEHTENIEDLLDKKGEDVPVIRFLNLIFKEAIEQRASDIHFEPTDKGVLIRYRIDGMLYERHTSSMEFKASLVTRIKVLAKLDIAERRLPQDGRIKLHIGGREIDMRVSTVPVINGERVVLRVLDKQSVVLDVDALGMPSMVRESFKDVISYPEGIILVTGPTGSGKTTTLYSILKHLSSGFTNIMTIEDPPEYKLPNISQIAVKPKIGLTFSQGLRHLLRQDPDVLMVGEIRDAETAEIAIQAALTGHLVVSTLHTNDAVSAIPRLVDMGIEPYLLSATVIGVVAQRLVRRICPHCKASCPMDEVARSFLEQQGAKSKKKFSTLSYGQGCELCFGVGYKHRHGIYELLRPDATFRSEVAARSPYHVLKATAEKGGFRSLVHHGVELVLSGETTVDEVLRVTKKYD; via the coding sequence ATGATGGAAGATACTAGTAATAGTGCCCGAGCCTTGTCAACAGAGACAGGAGAGGGTTTGGTTTCTTCTTCTTTGCTGGAAAAGGTCCCTTATCTTTTCCTCAAGAAGCACCTATTATTGATTTTAGAAGAAACTGAGACGGGAGTCCGCGTTGCGACTAGTGATCCCTCAAATTATTCTGCAATAGATCAGTTAAAACTTTTGATAGGAAAACCTATTGTTGTTCAGAAGTCTACCGAAGAGTTTATATTAAAAGGTCTTAGGGAGTTGTACAAGCCCAAGGATGAAGGGGATTCTAAATTTCTTTCTCAAATGGCCCAGACAAAAGTAGAGCACACTGAAAACATAGAGGATCTGCTAGATAAAAAAGGAGAAGATGTCCCCGTCATTAGATTTTTAAATCTAATCTTTAAAGAAGCCATAGAACAAAGAGCCTCGGATATTCATTTTGAACCTACTGATAAAGGAGTCTTAATTCGCTATCGGATAGATGGAATGTTGTATGAAAGACATACTTCTTCAATGGAGTTTAAGGCATCTTTAGTTACCCGCATCAAAGTGCTAGCTAAACTGGATATTGCAGAGAGAAGGCTCCCCCAAGACGGTAGAATAAAGCTCCATATTGGCGGGCGAGAAATTGATATGAGAGTGAGTACCGTTCCCGTTATTAATGGAGAGCGAGTTGTTCTTAGAGTTTTAGATAAGCAAAGTGTCGTGTTGGATGTTGATGCTTTGGGGATGCCCTCAATGGTGAGAGAAAGTTTCAAAGACGTTATTTCTTACCCTGAGGGAATTATTTTGGTTACCGGACCTACGGGAAGTGGAAAAACTACAACGCTATATAGCATCTTGAAACATCTGTCCAGTGGTTTTACCAATATCATGACGATAGAGGACCCTCCCGAGTATAAGTTACCAAATATTTCTCAAATAGCCGTCAAGCCTAAGATTGGTCTCACCTTTTCTCAAGGTTTAAGGCATTTGCTCAGACAGGATCCCGATGTTTTAATGGTGGGTGAAATTCGAGACGCTGAAACGGCAGAAATAGCTATTCAGGCTGCTTTAACAGGGCATTTGGTTGTGAGTACTTTGCACACTAATGACGCCGTGTCGGCTATCCCGCGTTTAGTAGATATGGGTATAGAACCTTACCTACTCTCGGCTACGGTGATAGGTGTTGTGGCTCAAAGGTTGGTACGTCGTATTTGTCCTCACTGCAAAGCGTCTTGCCCTATGGATGAGGTTGCTCGGTCATTCCTGGAGCAGCAGGGAGCAAAAAGCAAAAAGAAATTTTCGACTTTATCCTATGGGCAAGGTTGTGAACTCTGCTTCGGTGTAGGATACAAGCACCGGCATGGAATATATGAATTGTTACGTCCTGATGCGACATTTCGTTCTGAAGTTGCTGCGCGAAGCCCCTACCATGTGTTGAAAGCAACAGCAGAGAAAGGTGGCTTTCGTTCCTTAGTGCATCATGGAGTGGAGTTAGTGCTTTCTGGAGAAACCACAGTAGATGAAGTATTAAGAGTTACTAAAAAATATGATTGA